Genomic DNA from Bacillota bacterium:
CGGGACAGGGTGGGGCTATTGTCATCCTGGCATTTGAGACGTCGTGTGATGAGACATCGTGCGCGGTTGTAACCGGCAACGGCACTGTGAGGGCGGCGTCCAATATCATCGCCTCCCAGGTCGAGCTCCACCAGAGATTTGGCGGCGTCGTCCCTGAGATCGCGTCGAGGAGCCATGTCGAAGCGATTATTCCCGTGCTCGACCGCGCCCTCGCAGGCGCCGGCATCGAGCCGCACGAGGTAAACGCCATAGCGGCGACGTTTGGGCCCGGGCTTGTGGGGAGCCTCCTGGTTGGATTATCGGCTGGCAAGGCGGCTTCTTCTGCGCTCGGTGTGCCTCTTATCGGCATCAACCACATCGAGGCGCATATATATGCCAACTTCCTGGAGCACCCGGATCTCTCCCCGCCCCTCGTGTGCCTGACTGTGTCCGGCGGCCACACAGATCTCGTGTATTTCAGAGACCACGGCGATTACGAGGTGATCGGGCGGACCCGGGATGACGCGGCCGGGGAGGCCTTTGACAAGGTAGCCCGAATGCTCGGGTTGGGATACCCTGGCGGGCCGGCCATAGATCGCCTGGCTGCATCGGGCGATCCCCGGGCCATAAACCTCCCGCGCGCGTACCTGGAGGATGAGAGCTATGATTTCAGCTTCAGCGGCATAAAAACGGCCGTCTTGAACTATGTTAATGGGCTGAGGCAGAGGGGTCGAGAGATCCCGGTCCAGGATCTCGCCGCGAGCTTTCAGGCCGCCGTGATCGAGGTGCTGGCCGAAAAGGCTATACGTGCAGCCACTGCATTTAGGGTCAGGCGCCTTGCCCTGTCCGGCGGCGTTGCGGCCAATAGGGCTTTGAGAAGGCTGCTCGAGGAGAGGTGCAGGGATGTGGGGCTCGAGCTCTATTACCCATCGATATCCCTTTGCACCGACAATGCGGCCATGGTTGGATGTGCAGGGTATTATCATTATACCAGGGGCAGGATCGGGGGGGGGCCGGTCAATGCGGTTCCCGGAATCGCCCTGGGCCGGGTGGGATCGTGACCGGATTGCTCAATTATGCGCAGGCCGCAGGCCGGGGGAGGGGCGTATTCTCAGGTTGGGGAAAGGCGCATGTGGATAGTGTGAAAAAGGAGCTGTACATGGCTAAAACCCCGAGGATGGTTGTGGATAACCCTGTGGATAATGTGGATTAAGGTTAATTCTGGGATATGAGGATATCCCCGGTATAGTTATATATGCACTGGTAATGAAGTTTATGACAAGGAGTTTATGGAAGGAAAAAGAGGATAACCTGTCGAATAATGCTAATCATGTTCCCGGCGTGAAGCAGCGGAATCGGAGGGAGAGTTTTTGAGAACGGGGGAATACGACTATCAAACTGGTGTACCCCTCGGCCTGAGGAGGCCGAGGAAAGGAAGGAGAGCCCGGAGGAGGGTCTTTGGCCTGATAGCCCTCACCCTTTGTCTTCTTCTGGCTATAGGGCTCGCTGTCGGGTGGACTATATTCTGCCGGACCGTTGATATCCCAACGGCATTTGGCATTTCGGATAGGCCGGTGAATATCCTTATGCTCGGGAATGATGTTACCTACACAGACAATGGGCGTCCTGTAGAGGCTGCCACCAGGGCCGACACCATTCTATT
This window encodes:
- the tsaD gene encoding tRNA (adenosine(37)-N6)-threonylcarbamoyltransferase complex transferase subunit TsaD; the encoded protein is MVILAFETSCDETSCAVVTGNGTVRAASNIIASQVELHQRFGGVVPEIASRSHVEAIIPVLDRALAGAGIEPHEVNAIAATFGPGLVGSLLVGLSAGKAASSALGVPLIGINHIEAHIYANFLEHPDLSPPLVCLTVSGGHTDLVYFRDHGDYEVIGRTRDDAAGEAFDKVARMLGLGYPGGPAIDRLAASGDPRAINLPRAYLEDESYDFSFSGIKTAVLNYVNGLRQRGREIPVQDLAASFQAAVIEVLAEKAIRAATAFRVRRLALSGGVAANRALRRLLEERCRDVGLELYYPSISLCTDNAAMVGCAGYYHYTRGRIGGGPVNAVPGIALGRVGS